A region of Panicum virgatum strain AP13 chromosome 8N, P.virgatum_v5, whole genome shotgun sequence DNA encodes the following proteins:
- the LOC120685115 gene encoding GDSL esterase/lipase At4g10955-like, whose amino-acid sequence MAFAEPCRLCLAAAVPGPACRGREGGCGPATAPGLHGPRGAAPVALGRRRTSPPLVGNNEEHRRCIAACLVKATSIMEEHRRANDMGLAPPWWQSFHFDLQDLLKCCTENAEEFIYGAVFKSRHPVYHQPSAPNYIFAFRGTMPRPAKSIQDLYNDIKVMLSELPCCKRTEKARQAVINMLLPMAKGNVQVWLAGHSLGALLALEVGKAMAEHHGIYLQTFLFNPPIVSPMPAFNLLHATEAAKRDVFTWSYRFKAALGATVMRKHSDRMERLFQCLSSWVPELYVNDRDFIDYFEQRHMVEERIGREAMKLSYRDMLFRLIGSDKEQPHLLPSVRMWKTSTTLFDAHGLMQWWKPDSELMLSSRKFTYPEA is encoded by the exons ATGGCCTTCGCGGAGCCGTGCCGGCTATgcttggccgccgccgtgcccggtCCCGCTTGtaggggaagggagggagggtgTGGCCCCGCCACTGCGCCCGGCCTTCACGGCCCTCGTGGAGCCGCGCCGGTCGCGCTTGGCCGCCGCCGTACCTCGCCCCCACTTGTAGG gAACAATGAGGAGCACCGCCGGTGCATCGCCGCGTGCCTTGTGAAAGCAACATCCATTATGGAGGAGCACCGCAGGGCGAATGACATGGGGTTGGCGCCGCCGTGGTGGCAGAGCTTCCACTTCGACCTACAGGATCTGCTCAAGTGCTGCACCGAGAACGCAGAGGAGTTCATCTATGGCGCCGTCTTCAAGTCCAGGCATCCCGTGTATCACCAGCCATCGGCCCCAAACTACATCTTCGCGTTCCGGGGTACCATGCCAAGGCCGGCCAAGTCGATCCAGGACCTGTACAACGACATCAAGGTCATGCTCAGTGAACTGCCGTGCTGCAAGAGGACTGAGAAGGCACGGCAGGCTGTGATCAACATGCTCCTCCCCATGGCCAAGGGCAACGTGCAGGTGTGGCTGGCGGGGCACTCGCTCGGCGCGTTGCTGGCGCTGGAGGTGGGAAAGGCCATGGCGGAGCACCATGGGATTTACCTTCAGACCTTCCTCTTCAACCCGCCGATTGTATCACCGATGCCGGCCTTCAACCTCCTCCATGCGACGGAGGCAGCAAAGAGGGACGTGTTCACGTGGAGCTATCGCTTCAAGGCGGCCCTTGGGGCCACGGTCATGAGGAAGCACAGTGACCGCATGGAGAGGTTGTTCCAGTGCCTGTCGTCGTGGGTGCCCGAGCTGTACGTGAACGACAGGGACTTCATCGACTACTTCGAGCAGCGGCACATGGTCGAGGAGCGCATCGGCAGGGAGGCCATGAAGCTGTCCTACCGCGACATGCTCTTCCGCCTGATCGGCAGTGACAAGGAGCAGCCACACCTTCTGCCGTCCGTAAGGATGTGGAAGACCTCTACCACATTATTCGACGCGCACGGCCTCATGCAGTGGTGGAAGCCGGACAGCGAGCTGATGCTCAGCTCTAGGAAATTCACCTATCCTGAagcatga